The proteins below come from a single Miscanthus floridulus cultivar M001 chromosome 1, ASM1932011v1, whole genome shotgun sequence genomic window:
- the LOC136488841 gene encoding uncharacterized protein isoform X2, whose protein sequence is MSKARATWNSRYEKGLVDIMRDHVNIPLFRGQNGWSGDGWRSISEKFTQMYPLACFIKQQLQEKEKELKGSWKAIHVALKDSGVGWNDSLAMVIAEPEKWKKLINDNGKMARFQKKPFPLYEDCTSLYAI, encoded by the exons ATGTCGAAGGCAAGGGCTACatggaactctagatatgagaaAGGGCTTGTTGACATTATGAGGGACCATGTGAACATCCCCTTGTTCAGGGGTCAGAATGGATGGAGTGGAGATGGTTGGAGAAGTATCTCAGAGAAGTTTACCCAAATGTATCCTTTAGCATGCTTCATAAAGCAGCAGCTACAAGAGAAGGAAAAGGAGCTAAAGGGCAGCTGGAAGGCGATACATGTAGCGTTAAAGGATAGTGGTGTTGGTTGGAATGACTCATTGGCCATGGTCATTGCGGAACCGGAAAAATGGAAGAAACTGATCAAT GATAATGGAAAAATGGCTAGGTTCCAGAAGAAGCCGTTTCCTTTATATGAAGACTGTACGTCATTGTATGCTA